One genomic region from Cardinium endosymbiont of Dermatophagoides farinae encodes:
- a CDS encoding ankyrin repeat domain-containing protein: MKHGATKSQNSYSEQTDTQNITKNEFDDADKVLKIYKGTELHLTCLKGDLKQLERLCKDKDLIHKQLNSYATFNYVPFQHPTNTPYQYVPLHLAIKSGKPEIVAFLLTIPGINVKAPVESLYYGPTHVTALHLAIHKFLQSRGKDLVDKIFKRPSEKRNYMNIIKLFVQPKNKKNRIVR; encoded by the coding sequence ATGAAGCATGGGGCAACGAAATCTCAAAACAGTTACTCGGAACAAACTGATACTCAAAATATAACAAAAAATGAATTTGATGATGCAGATAAAGTGCTTAAAATATATAAAGGTACAGAATTGCACTTAACTTGCTTGAAGGGTGACTTGAAGCAATTAGAACGCCTATGCAAGGATAAGGACTTGATCCACAAGCAACTAAATTCGTATGCCACTTTCAACTATGTCCCTTTTCAACATCCCACTAATACCCCCTATCAATATGTCCCCTTGCATTTAGCAATAAAGAGTGGGAAACCGGAAATTGTTGCCTTCTTGTTAACGATACCAGGTATTAATGTAAAGGCACCAGTTGAATCTTTATATTATGGTCCAACTCATGTTACTGCTCTGCATTTAGCTATACATAAGTTTCTTCAATCTCGAGGCAAAGATTTGGTTGATAAAATATTTAAAAGACCGTCTGAAAAACGCAACTACATGAACATAATCAAGCTGTTTGTGCAACCTAAAAACAAGAAGAATAGAATAGTGAGATAG
- the argS gene encoding arginine--tRNA ligase produces MPTDAISLEPKLRRAIQQAFLANYHLTLSEAECSLQITRKEFHGTFSLPVFPFCKRCKAQPAELAAKIGCWLQTHTNLIASYNVINGFLNLVIHDAIWMAILKSIADHPTYGHLPTQKRHIVVEFSCPNTNKPQHLGHLRNNFLGSALAAILDTAGYSVNKVNLINDRGIHICKSMVAYQQFGNHETPASSGIKGDHLVGKYYVKFDQIYKAELALKKSEEETPPILQQAQKMLVKWEKGDPAVMDLWKKMNGWVYDGFNVTYAQLGITFDKTYYESEAYLLGKTIVEEGLQKKIFYKRADGAIAVDLSKAGLGEKVLLRSDGTAVYITQDLGIADLRYADYHFDQMIYVVGNEQAYHFKVLFAIMAQLDRPYAASMHHFPYGMVDLPDGKMKSREGNIVDADNLIAEMIDTTSHYMGNSHKTERLTQKELQKLHHTLAMGALKFFLLRVAPQKRMLFNPNESIDFQGDTGTFIQYTYARISSLTGKAKAAWAVALDPPSAPLSQLEQALIFQLYRLPEAIAEAAATYMPSVIANYALELAKTYNRFYANYPILREADLTIRSFRLLLSTCVARVLKKSMGLLTIELPEKM; encoded by the coding sequence ATGCCTACAGACGCCATATCGCTTGAACCCAAACTTAGACGCGCCATACAACAGGCATTTCTAGCAAACTATCACTTAACTTTATCCGAAGCCGAATGCAGCTTACAAATTACCAGAAAAGAATTCCATGGCACCTTTTCACTTCCTGTATTTCCTTTTTGTAAAAGATGTAAGGCGCAACCGGCCGAATTGGCAGCAAAAATAGGCTGCTGGCTGCAAACCCATACCAATCTCATTGCCAGTTATAATGTGATCAATGGTTTTTTAAACCTTGTCATCCATGATGCCATCTGGATGGCTATTTTAAAATCCATTGCAGACCATCCAACCTATGGTCATTTGCCTACACAAAAACGCCATATAGTGGTAGAATTCTCATGCCCCAATACCAATAAACCCCAACACCTGGGCCATTTGCGCAATAACTTTTTAGGTAGCGCCTTGGCGGCTATCTTAGATACCGCTGGCTATAGCGTCAATAAAGTAAACCTGATCAATGACCGCGGCATCCATATTTGTAAGTCTATGGTTGCCTACCAACAGTTTGGCAACCATGAAACCCCAGCAAGCAGCGGTATAAAAGGCGACCACCTTGTGGGAAAATATTACGTCAAATTTGACCAGATATACAAAGCAGAACTGGCACTTAAAAAAAGTGAAGAAGAAACACCTCCTATTTTACAACAGGCACAAAAGATGTTGGTGAAATGGGAAAAAGGAGACCCTGCTGTAATGGATTTGTGGAAAAAAATGAATGGATGGGTCTATGATGGCTTCAACGTGACTTACGCCCAACTAGGCATTACCTTTGATAAAACCTATTATGAATCTGAGGCCTATCTGCTTGGTAAAACGATTGTAGAAGAGGGGTTGCAAAAAAAAATATTTTATAAAAGGGCAGATGGGGCCATTGCAGTTGATTTATCCAAAGCGGGTTTAGGGGAAAAAGTGCTGTTGCGCAGCGATGGAACTGCTGTCTACATCACACAAGACTTGGGTATAGCAGACCTCCGCTATGCAGATTACCATTTCGATCAAATGATCTATGTGGTAGGTAATGAACAAGCCTATCATTTTAAGGTTTTATTTGCCATCATGGCCCAATTGGATAGGCCATATGCCGCTTCTATGCACCATTTCCCCTATGGTATGGTGGATCTCCCCGATGGTAAAATGAAATCCAGAGAGGGAAATATAGTAGATGCCGATAACCTGATAGCAGAGATGATCGATACCACCAGCCACTATATGGGCAATAGCCATAAGACTGAAAGACTCACACAAAAGGAACTGCAAAAATTGCACCATACCCTAGCAATGGGTGCCTTAAAATTCTTCTTGCTACGGGTAGCACCTCAAAAAAGGATGTTGTTTAACCCTAATGAATCTATTGATTTTCAGGGAGATACAGGAACATTTATTCAATATACCTATGCTAGAATCTCTTCCCTAACAGGCAAGGCTAAAGCAGCTTGGGCTGTTGCATTGGATCCTCCAAGTGCTCCACTTAGCCAGTTGGAGCAGGCGCTTATCTTCCAACTCTATAGGCTACCAGAGGCCATAGCAGAGGCTGCTGCTACCTATATGCCCTCTGTAATCGCCAATTACGCTTTGGAATTGGCCAAAACCTATAACAGGTTCTATGCAAATTACCCGATATTGCGAGAGGCTGACCTTACCATAAGAAGCTTTAGGCTATTGCTTTCGACTTGCGTAGCTAGGGTGCTCAAAAAGAGCATGGGGCTTTTAACCATTGAGCTACCGGAGAAAATGTAA
- a CDS encoding uracil-DNA glycosylase, with the protein MNVRIEPSWKDKLALEFEKPYFKRLTDYVKEAYRSGTIYPAAKNIFRAFDLSTFSNTKVVILGQDPYHGPGQADGLAFSVPVGISFPPSLRNIFAELEADIGIPKPISGSLDHWAKQGVLLLNATLTVAAHQAGSHQNQGWEHFTNAVIEAIAKGKQQVVFMLWGSYAGQKAGLIDGGQHLILKSAHPSPLSAHRGFFQNRHFSKANDYLVATGQAPIVW; encoded by the coding sequence ATGAATGTACGTATAGAACCATCCTGGAAAGATAAACTTGCCTTAGAGTTTGAAAAACCTTATTTCAAAAGGCTAACGGATTATGTAAAGGAAGCCTATCGAAGTGGGACCATCTATCCAGCAGCTAAAAACATATTTAGGGCTTTTGATCTTTCTACTTTTAGCAATACAAAAGTGGTGATTTTAGGGCAAGATCCTTATCATGGCCCAGGGCAGGCAGATGGGTTGGCATTTTCTGTTCCTGTAGGCATCTCTTTTCCGCCTTCTTTGCGGAATATTTTTGCAGAACTAGAAGCAGATATAGGCATTCCAAAGCCGATATCTGGCTCATTAGACCATTGGGCCAAACAGGGTGTATTGTTATTAAATGCCACTTTAACGGTAGCAGCGCATCAGGCAGGATCGCATCAAAACCAAGGTTGGGAGCATTTTACGAATGCAGTGATAGAAGCGATTGCAAAAGGCAAACAGCAAGTGGTATTTATGCTATGGGGGAGCTATGCTGGCCAGAAGGCGGGGTTGATTGATGGCGGGCAACATCTTATACTCAAATCGGCCCATCCTTCTCCGCTCTCTGCGCATAGGGGATTTTTTCAAAACAGACACTTTAGCAAGGCCAATGACTATCTAGTAGCCACAGGCCAAGCACCCATTGTATGGTAA
- the rpsF gene encoding 30S ribosomal protein S6 has translation MRHYETVFILSPVLSNDQIKASIDKYRSFLVERNATITYEEELGLKPLAYQIKHKKSGVYHLIEFAGDPGLIKELEVTYARDEEVLRFLTFALDKHALAHNMERRSEQKESKKAAAV, from the coding sequence ATGAGACATTACGAAACAGTATTTATACTATCGCCAGTACTTTCTAACGATCAAATAAAGGCATCTATTGATAAGTATCGGTCTTTTTTAGTGGAGCGTAATGCAACCATAACATACGAGGAGGAGCTGGGTTTAAAGCCATTGGCTTACCAAATAAAGCATAAAAAAAGTGGGGTATACCACCTAATAGAATTTGCAGGCGATCCGGGCCTTATTAAGGAGTTAGAGGTTACCTATGCACGGGATGAAGAGGTTTTGCGTTTTTTAACCTTTGCTTTAGACAAGCATGCATTGGCACATAACATGGAAAGACGGTCGGAGCAAAAAGAATCTAAGAAAGCAGCAGCGGTATGA
- the rpsR gene encoding 30S ribosomal protein S18 → MTLVNESIQKKTITKKFCRFKRYGIKYVDYKCVEFLMKFLNEQGKILPRRISGNSLKYQKKVACAVKRARQLALLPYVADNLK, encoded by the coding sequence ATGACTTTAGTAAACGAATCGATACAAAAAAAAACAATCACTAAGAAGTTTTGTCGCTTTAAGCGGTATGGCATTAAATATGTCGACTATAAATGCGTTGAGTTTTTGATGAAGTTTCTCAATGAGCAGGGTAAAATACTGCCTAGGCGCATTAGTGGCAATAGTTTAAAATATCAAAAGAAAGTGGCTTGTGCGGTAAAGCGTGCTAGACAGCTTGCTTTGCTTCCTTATGTAGCGGATAACCTAAAATAG
- the rplI gene encoding 50S ribosomal protein L9 translates to MEVILKRAYKTLGNKGDTVLVKAGYARNYLIPQGLAVVANEAHKKVALENARQATHKMLKLKANAEALLPLLTAAKVVVAAKVGEGGKIFGSVTPLQIAKSLKEQGISLDYTKITIEVPIKQIGTYQAVLALHETVAYTLTFEVVPA, encoded by the coding sequence ATGGAAGTAATACTAAAGCGTGCATACAAAACATTAGGCAACAAAGGCGATACGGTTTTAGTTAAGGCTGGCTATGCCAGGAATTATCTAATTCCTCAAGGGCTTGCTGTTGTGGCCAATGAGGCGCATAAAAAGGTAGCGCTTGAAAATGCAAGGCAAGCAACACACAAAATGTTAAAGCTAAAAGCCAATGCTGAAGCGCTTTTACCGCTTTTAACAGCTGCAAAGGTGGTAGTGGCTGCAAAGGTAGGTGAAGGTGGTAAAATATTTGGTTCTGTCACGCCTTTGCAAATTGCTAAATCGCTTAAAGAGCAGGGGATTAGCCTAGACTATACTAAAATAACTATTGAAGTGCCTATTAAGCAAATAGGTACCTATCAAGCAGTATTGGCTTTACACGAAACAGTTGCTTATACATTGACTTTTGAGGTAGTTCCTGCTTAA
- a CDS encoding 4'-phosphopantetheinyl transferase family protein, which produces MSFYSFSAYTATSFLLIWKIEESVATLRSQLPPQFLVDYHSSNLSSTDRIRQSLAVRVALYHLLQKLALPILVLSKNGQGQPILGDGRFHISFTHTRYVAAVALSTVVPIGVDIEMVTPTLRRVQERFLTNKEVQNANHCLEQLAIYWAAKEALYKRLANQKITTFKAIFIAPFVLQGKGKVIAHFNGRKYGMDYQQIADSALPPHVLVCCAD; this is translated from the coding sequence ATGTCTTTTTATAGTTTTTCGGCGTATACTGCTACTAGTTTCCTGCTTATTTGGAAGATTGAAGAAAGTGTAGCAACCTTACGTTCGCAACTACCTCCCCAGTTTTTAGTTGACTATCATAGTAGCAATCTATCTTCTACGGATAGGATCCGGCAGTCTTTGGCGGTAAGAGTAGCGCTTTACCATTTGCTACAAAAATTAGCTTTACCCATTTTAGTGCTTTCTAAAAATGGGCAAGGCCAGCCTATTTTAGGCGATGGTAGGTTCCATATTAGCTTTACCCACACCCGTTATGTAGCTGCTGTAGCACTATCTACCGTTGTTCCCATAGGTGTTGATATAGAAATGGTTACACCCACTTTGCGTAGGGTACAAGAAAGGTTCTTAACAAACAAGGAAGTGCAAAATGCCAATCATTGCCTTGAACAGCTAGCCATCTATTGGGCTGCCAAGGAGGCATTGTATAAACGTTTGGCTAACCAAAAAATTACTACCTTTAAGGCTATTTTTATAGCCCCCTTTGTGTTACAAGGTAAAGGAAAAGTTATAGCCCATTTCAATGGCAGAAAGTATGGAATGGATTATCAGCAAATAGCAGACAGTGCGCTACCGCCACATGTTTTGGTATGCTGTGCAGATTAA
- a CDS encoding tyrosine recombinase, which produces MNEFEAYLRLERLLAEHSIVAYLSDVTKFAQFFWGRAVPPTKVDSIHIEEFLGVLCRVGMKATSQSRILSGLRIFYKFLQLGEHIIKDPTKLIENPQLGQHLPSVLSVSEIEAIIGAIDHSTSIGVRNRAIVETLYGTGMRVAELIALKLSHIYFEESFVRVIGKGNKERLIPIGEVALKHIKLYVQQVRSHMPIQSGHLDTLFLNRRGRGLSRVMIFLMVQALARKAKVDVAVGPHIFRHSFATHLIEGGADLRAIQEMLGHASITTTEIYTHLDRSYLKQIMQAYHPRSHLNAPNT; this is translated from the coding sequence TTGAACGAATTTGAGGCCTATCTCCGTTTAGAGCGTTTGCTTGCTGAGCACTCCATTGTAGCTTACCTTTCTGATGTAACCAAATTTGCCCAATTTTTTTGGGGCAGGGCAGTTCCGCCAACTAAAGTTGATTCCATTCATATTGAAGAGTTTTTAGGAGTATTGTGCCGTGTAGGCATGAAGGCTACGAGTCAATCAAGAATACTTTCTGGTCTACGTATTTTTTATAAGTTTTTACAGTTAGGTGAACACATCATTAAGGATCCTACTAAGCTTATAGAAAATCCTCAGTTAGGGCAACATCTGCCATCTGTTTTGTCTGTATCGGAAATTGAAGCGATCATTGGCGCTATAGACCATTCTACGTCGATTGGTGTCCGAAATCGAGCCATTGTGGAAACGCTGTATGGTACAGGCATGCGTGTTGCTGAGCTGATCGCTTTAAAGTTAAGCCATATCTATTTCGAAGAAAGCTTTGTACGCGTCATTGGCAAAGGCAATAAAGAGCGGCTGATACCTATTGGTGAAGTAGCCTTAAAGCATATTAAACTTTATGTGCAGCAGGTTCGCAGCCATATGCCTATACAATCAGGGCATTTAGATACCCTTTTTTTAAACCGGCGTGGAAGAGGCTTAAGCAGGGTGATGATTTTTTTAATGGTACAGGCGCTTGCTAGAAAGGCTAAGGTAGATGTAGCAGTTGGGCCTCATATCTTTAGACACTCTTTTGCGACCCATTTAATAGAAGGAGGCGCAGATTTACGTGCCATACAGGAAATGTTGGGACATGCTTCTATCACTACTACTGAAATATATACCCATCTAGATAGAAGCTATCTTAAACAAATCATGCAGGCCTATCATCCGAGAAGTCACCTAAATGCTCCTAATACATAA
- a CDS encoding 1-acyl-sn-glycerol-3-phosphate acyltransferase translates to MIDSKASSTRQAPSWTQKCAIGLIKLLGWKVHNITHPIACKKAVLVLAPHTSNWDFFYGMLFKLSHPDVPLRFAIKKEVMFFPLSCLMKILGAIPIDRNKTTKKTNMVAVMAEMFSQTELLLLAIAPEGTRSYVKRWKTGFYRLAEAANVPIILGYMNYVKKEMGLGPTFHLTGNIDKDIADIQDFYRKIPGKHPAQGVV, encoded by the coding sequence ATGATCGATTCTAAGGCTAGCAGCACCAGACAAGCACCCAGTTGGACCCAAAAATGTGCCATTGGGCTGATCAAGCTTTTAGGCTGGAAAGTTCACAACATCACCCATCCAATAGCCTGTAAAAAAGCAGTCTTAGTATTGGCACCACATACCAGTAATTGGGATTTTTTTTATGGCATGTTGTTTAAGCTTAGCCATCCAGATGTGCCGCTTAGGTTTGCCATAAAAAAGGAAGTAATGTTTTTTCCACTTTCCTGCTTAATGAAAATACTGGGGGCCATTCCAATAGACAGAAACAAAACAACGAAAAAAACCAATATGGTAGCTGTTATGGCAGAAATGTTTAGCCAAACAGAGCTACTGCTACTTGCCATTGCACCAGAAGGAACAAGAAGCTATGTAAAACGTTGGAAAACAGGTTTTTATAGGTTAGCCGAAGCAGCAAATGTTCCGATTATCTTAGGGTACATGAACTATGTTAAAAAGGAAATGGGATTAGGCCCAACCTTCCACCTGACAGGTAATATAGACAAGGATATAGCAGATATTCAAGATTTTTACCGAAAAATACCTGGTAAACATCCAGCACAAGGTGTGGTATAA
- a CDS encoding nucleotide exchange factor GrpE translates to MKLQDTDTNKTGCCKEPVNQNQEGCCSQEATISQTCCCTDEEAMPQPCCCGQQEIDAQTGCCSQQEKEPQPGCCKSADPLDSGHKEMFTSDITSLEQLQMLLMEANDKYVRLYAEFDNFKKRAAKERMAFTDKANEQTLKELLPIVDDFERCITALQGTQGATQHIEGIKLIYDKLCSVLKRYGVKEIAIEQGSAFNADLHEAIMQQPVDNLEMQGKIVAVVEKGYLIHEYVLRFAKVIIGV, encoded by the coding sequence ATGAAGTTACAAGATACAGACACAAACAAAACAGGTTGCTGCAAAGAGCCAGTAAACCAAAACCAAGAAGGTTGTTGTAGCCAGGAGGCAACCATCAGCCAAACATGCTGCTGTACCGATGAGGAGGCAATGCCTCAACCATGCTGCTGTGGCCAGCAAGAGATAGATGCGCAAACAGGCTGTTGTAGCCAACAGGAAAAAGAGCCGCAGCCAGGTTGCTGTAAGTCAGCCGATCCATTAGATAGTGGGCATAAAGAAATGTTCACTTCTGATATAACTTCGTTGGAACAACTCCAAATGCTACTGATGGAAGCAAATGACAAGTATGTTCGTCTTTATGCTGAATTTGACAACTTTAAGAAGCGTGCTGCTAAAGAACGTATGGCCTTTACTGATAAAGCCAACGAGCAAACATTAAAAGAGCTGTTACCCATCGTAGATGATTTTGAGCGATGCATCACGGCGCTACAAGGCACACAAGGAGCAACCCAACACATTGAAGGCATCAAATTGATTTATGATAAATTATGTAGCGTCTTAAAAAGGTATGGTGTAAAAGAAATAGCCATAGAGCAGGGCAGTGCATTTAATGCAGATTTGCATGAAGCGATTATGCAGCAACCGGTAGATAATCTAGAGATGCAAGGGAAGATTGTAGCAGTAGTAGAAAAAGGATACTTGATCCATGAGTATGTATTGCGGTTTGCTAAAGTTATAATTGGAGTATAA